From Bradysia coprophila strain Holo2 unplaced genomic scaffold, BU_Bcop_v1 contig_513, whole genome shotgun sequence:
AGATCTTGTCTTACGTTGgcaatttgttaaatttatctGAATAACAAATACTTTTACcttattcaacattttcactactattttttttactgaacgTAAATGAAATGTTACCGCAACAAATTAAggttttcgaaataattttagaaattcaCGTTTAATtaatgtacaaacaaaaaagagcTTCTAACAGTTGCAAAAGTTGAAAACTGTAGATAGAAATTTCCGTTTCTACGACATACAAAGCGTAAAGAAGAAATTAAGTTGCTCGAAGTCACCCACACGTGAGtttatttaagaaattaacaaaacttaaaatgaaattagatCATTGGAAGATATTACCAGTTGCAATTGAGGCTAACTTGAAagtttattcaataaatttccatcTATCTGAAGGATAAAAGAACAATGTTAGCATATATGGTCGAATGAAAGCGATTCATGACACTGTGTCTGTGTATTCAAAACGTATTACAATTTCGGATtacagaaggaaaaaatataGCAgcgaaaatgtgaattatcaATCGATATATATCGTTATTGCAGACACGACCGGttatattatttataaatctaaaataattGTGCTTCCTTCTTGCAGAAAAGTAATTATAACCCACGTATATAATGCTACTTAAATGCAATAGCGTGTTTtagataaaataatttattttctgcgATGTTATCACACATAATAATAATGGGAAATCTTGGTGACTTAAATCGCtgaatttaaaggaaaaattcctACTGTTTAACATAAAGACACTTCACGTTgacaattaatttaaatttatcggAGACGGTATTTTACCGTGAGTTTCGCTGGCCAATTGTataattttcgttgaaatCGAACGAACAGTACATGATTgtcttgaaaataaaatgattatcACACAAAACCAATGTAACATTGGACTGTATAGTATATATATACGAGCAATACCTAgcttcaagtttttttttaattgaaagtttcaataaaaaagaatgtaACACACGAGGTTAGACtgctaaacaatttttttttcgtcttgaattaaaattgaaaatataatgcGTGTCTAACTACATGCCTATGCCTATGCGCTACCAAAATCGATAATAATTATGTAATTATAATaagttttttctctctttggCTCCGTttgttgtttatgtttattatcCAACTATGTAAGTAAGCATTTATACTTCTAAAACATCGTTTTAATTTTCCATAATAGCAACatactcaacaaaaaagaagccCATTGTGAGAAActgattaataattttttctatttgaaaaatcaacttcagaaatttattgtaaatttgatGAGACTTATTTCTGTACCTACTACACAATGCCGacaaaatttctataaaataaaGTCGGAGATCTATGTGAAAATATAGACCTAGTTTTCTACATATATCATTAATTTTATCTCAACGATCCCATGGAAAGCTACGCACTTTCAATCATCAATGTCTTtaacataaaaacaatttgactCATTTGTTAACTCAAAGCTACATTTCATCTCGTTAGGTTTGCCCCAGTCCGCAACAAATTCTCAATCGTTGATTTTTCGAGATATCAAACAGAGAAAATCTCAGTgttaaattgatttgttaATTGTGGGTTTACTTGATTAAAAACGCGGATGACAAATTGGTTgtgttattgaaaattatttataaaaactcTGATTGGATCAAATTTGGTGTGGGATTGAAGGTTAGATTAAGTGGATGTGTTGAATTGATTATTTCAAAACATTGATTACAGCCAAATAACTCGCAAATTGCTAGTattaaaatcggaaaaaaatgTACGAGAAGAACGAAACGTTACTGAATTGGGGCGCATTCCAGGTTGTATGTAATGAAAGAAGATTGATCTGTTTCACCTTTTACAAACGAAGCACAAACATTGTTCAACTTGTTGTGTTGTTTATGCTATCCAAGCCGTTTAActgttattttatttataaaatgaattgcTTCAAGTCATTGCACTCGATTGTGTTAGGTTCGAGGAGAACTAACCCATTTTGTAGCTCAGCATCGCACATGCACATAATAACTCATAAAAACCTTACCCAATGAACAACGAAAACATCATAGCGTAATTTTCATCGAGCTCTCACTTTATGTACAAATAAACTCAAATATAAATCCTCAACTTTAATACAAACACTGAATACGTAAATAGATTCTGTAGCGCATACAACAAGAGCTGGGTATGCATTACATATTTATGGTAATTAGACTTCTTGAGCAGGAGTTTTGaagataattaaatttggtgtGAATTCATCATTATTATGGTAGCTATGGTGGTGTACTATACCTTTggaaacactgatgtgtatacaaattaaatatttttgttagacGACTCTAAACAAACAGAAATGTTTTATATTAACAAACGTAGGCGTTTCTATGTACACATTTGGAAcatatttaaagttttcaGATAAGTCTAGGACCTATAGgactttaaatttgaaaaattgtattcgaTCGTTCAATAAAtcctttttttgaaataaataaattttgaagtcACTGTACGAACGTACATCTCTAACTACGTACTTACGTAAAGGAATTAAAATTCGTGAGTGAATAGAAACTGTATGTTTGCTAATTAAACAGCTTTAAACTGTTGGAATGCAACAAAAGGTAAAAACATCACGAACATTTGAATCAACCGATTATGTTTCAAAAGCGTATTCGGTTCAACGATTTTCGGTTAATGTTTACATTTTGATTATAGAAATTCAACATATTCACTATCTCCAATCACAAATTGAACCAATTAAAGCGAATGCTCATTGCCTATGGTGTCATAGAAATTGTTTAGATAAGCGAACAACATTGAAAAACACTATAAATATGTCTAATCGAAAATCTGTGTACTACAAGTTAATTagtccaattttctacaaataaaTGATAAAGAAATTCCAACCGAAATCCGTGGAATTCGAAAACCAATCCGATGCAATTAATTACTTCTTGACTtactgttttttgtttgtttgaaaagtttATAATGGCTGGATGGAATTATCCATTGCGAAAGAGCAGATGatcattttcatcgaaattaGCAGTGATTCGGTTTTTTTCCTCTTACATTTGGCTATACTGTTGTTTAATTACTTTGATGGCTGGTTATTACGATcaatttaaaagtaaatttgaactttcaaattttacggactgttttgaaaacattattATGACGGAACGCTTTTTTATGAGCGATTCGAGTGTATTTCGATTTCTCATTGAAAAACAATTGCAAACATTATGTACGATTATATACGATTATGTACGCATAGGGAATTTCATTCCGATGTTAAAAGATGTAATAAGGTAGAGCGGTCTCTTCATCTTATAATTTTCATGTGCCTGAGTAACACCCCCTTTGCAAAAGATAAGTGTTTAACGTATGGCAAATTGGCAAGTACTAGTATAATGAGCGAGTTTAGCGAGTCTGCTACTTGCtttgatttaaatattttcaactgaaTGAAaccaaatctgttacttcattttggGTATCACACGGTAGGTTCTTTTTTCGTCGttgtaaagcattgtacttacgaggttccaagttgttatttgacaagtggggaatacagccctccccttcgggtcgggctgtaacaccccacttatcaaatacacaacttggaacctcggaagtataCTATTACTTTATCTTTTTAATATCTTCACTTAAAATTGTCGTGTAGTGCTGGTAATAAAATACCGTCGGTATTTGATGTAAATATTTCACCACGGACGTGTTACACTGAAAGGTGCGTTTAAATCTCACATTGAATTTCAGAACTGAGTACcgacaaattattaaaagcGATTTGCAAATGTGATCATTGAAAATTTGCTTTGGTTGAGCGATTTTCTTTGCTATTTATTCCCATTTGTACAAGTCATATTCCAAAGCAAATGGTAGTTAAGATCAATGTTCGATTAacttaacataattttttttcttctcttgtATCAAAACTGGCATACTTAAAGAGCCAATACAATGTTTTTATGATTGAAAGgagtgaataaaaaataaaataaaataaaattgaaatcaaaataattttgaatcaaCCATTTCAATACCTGTTTATCCAACTATGAAAAATATCCAATCGAATAAGCGTTAATTAAATATTGTAATCCGAATTGTAATGGCCACATTAAGTAAACATCTAATCCAGTTGAGAAATCTGATTGAATTCCGTtaattaaaactgaaaataaacttCACTTTATATTCCCATGATGGGCACAGGTATAATTCTAATAGAGCGtgtgcgattttgagaaaaaagtttcatatttcaataaaaagaagatttaccatgaaaaccattgaaaaaatatttaatttttttaataggaattattgaaaaatattgttgccatcccgatgccatcccacttattagaatcttagtaagaatccaattagaatgaattagaatggttcggatatccttttatttttattcaaattacagcttttaaagtgcgatataaaatcaagcaaacatttttcagatattctgtttacacttttgttctacagaataataatctacatcaattaaaaataaattatttatactgcACACGGTCTATTCTCACACTATTTTCGATGTAAAACAGAGCGCTCGATTAAATTTCACtataacataaattttcgttaaatgaatgataaattcaaatcaattgCATCACATTGCATGTTTAGGATAACACTCTACGATTTTATGTGTACATTTTCGCACATCAAACGAAACCAAATTGAGTGTAAGAATTTTCcactaaaataaatttttacgaGAGAAAGTTTATGTCTTCACACAAAATGTATTGACCTAAAGCCTTATCCCGGCAAAGCGcacaacaatattttgatattcCAAAAATCGAGCAATAAATCATATTCACTCTGCGaacataaaatgcatttttttaaatgctgttgccatttcaaaaaaaaaaacaataacgaaaatatCGCCAACAACCCAATAAACACGCAATAATTCTTTCTCGAACAACCGAAAacggaaaattatttattctaaAAGGTAAAGGCAGAAAACATTGTGCCGCAACGAGATATATATAGGAAACACTATCGCGTACAAACTGCCGTGTTAATAAACGAAATGATCGCGAACGCAAGTGAAGTGAATTCGaagacttttattttcttggttgttgtttctttttaatgtttctctactccgattttattatttttgtgttatgTTTCTTAGTCGAGTTAACTTGTTGAACTAAAAGTCGCTAAACGTGATGCGATGCTGCTTGGTCGGGCATATAACAATTTATATATATCGCGTTTGATTAGTCAAAGAACCGGTATGTATAAAAATGTGCTCGATGCCATTTTCTgcgagaaaataaattcattttgcagataattttttgaagaCACTTCCGAATGTGCACGGtgtttttaacgtttttttttcatttttctttgttagtAGATCTAGACGATAAGAACGAACTAATCGCATTCTGGTTCTGTTAAAGAACGGAATATTTGGATTCTTTTAACATTAACTTTTCTGTAAGTAAATATAGTCGTATAGGCGCAATCAGTGATCGCTTAACCCAAGTATAGAGTTGTAACAATTAAATCTGTTATTTCTGTTGTTCAAAGTATCGATGGAGAAGAATTACAGCGTGCTTTCTCCTCTCTCTATTCTTTACCATACCAAAATTACTATAAGAATATTTCAGTCAAGTACGTCGCCATGCCAAAATTGGTACATGATACAGAATCTTTGACTACATTTGtcttaaaatgcattttacttTGTAGGTCTTCATTAACTGTAActtatcgcttatttttgtcgttgctgttGCTAACAAATGGTCACGATCACTGATCAGCCGTATCTAATGACGGTAGCACTGGCTAATTGGTAAGAGGGTGGTTAGTAGTTTGCCTGTAAAATGCACTCTAACTCGGATCTCGGTGTCATAAACTAGGTCCACGACCTCGTCTCAGACCATTTGCTTTGATCCGCTACAATGAATGATTCCATTTTACAGTTCTAGTAGCATAAGTAGCTATTGATTGTACATCTTCATAGATATGTACCATATCTGcaattttcgcaacaagtgacgaaaagtaggacctTTCGTTGCCTCTATTGCAAAacacgttgtatacaactcggtgataaatggttttataggcactagatgtgtagattgtcactcgagacCGCAGTACACATCGTTTTCCCCGGTtgaataaataactattttgccATTCTCTGCCatcaaaaacgttttatttcgATTACTATGTAGTCCTCAACCAAACTTGCTTCAGTGTCTTGCACGTATTTATACGATTTTCCGACTCCTACACGCTCGTACGTTTAACCATTAAACTCAGGAGTTAAGTTTGTATTTGTAATTAGTTTAAAGGAGTCAGAGGCTTGATAATGTCGTATATAGACCGAAACGttgccaataaaaatatttggtgtGATTTAAATggtgttttcttttaaacaaattattctTCAAAGTAGATTAAACTCGAAGTAAAGTTGTATGAGTGAACCTAgctaaaaaacagctgaagcaaattgcaTCACTTTGATTGGGGTTAACTGTAAAAAAGAGTTGAagtaacaaaatgtttgcttCGCTCAGACTAACTTTTGTGTGTTTTCTTTACCAGTACCAAGTTAGGTGATTCTTCCAAACTTAAAATCCAAACAAATTGTGTTtcccaattattttttaattaacaatAGTTTATTTATCCATTTAATTAAATCCTATTAAATGTGAACACCCAAACCGAAAACCGCCGCGGCTTACCTCTTAAGCCTTTCAGTTGAATAAATGTTTGGACTtcatatgtatgtatatatacccACCAGAACATTGAGGAAGAGATGCACCATCTAACGTATCTACATTTTATAATTGTGTGTATAGAATAGAACATTGTGTGTACATACAGGAGCTTCGTGGAGATAAGTTCCACCGTTACCAATGTAACCACTGTAAAATACTTGTGACTATTACATAACGTTAGCTATGCatagattttcgttttcatatgcagcgcatttttttttaacctttCGTAGACGGCGGCAAACATATGCCTAGTCTGAAATATTGGGAATTCTTAGGATCTGAGCATTTTCATCCGATTGATGtgagaaatctattttttcatttatttaggAGCATACTTTTAGCTAGTTAGGACTTAAGACGATACATCATAGGttgtttttgtcgttgctAACGATAGGAGTTGATAAAGCCGCCCGTGAAAGGTTCAAGAGTACTTGTGAATCATTAAATTGCAGCGGACCTGTTACGTTCAGTGGAAGATCAAAATGCGGGAATAATAAAGATAATTCCTTTGTAtttagatttcaatttttatttcatatggaagagagaagaagaagaatcaaCGTGCatatttgtttcttttatgAATGTGCTGCCACGCGATTTTCATTCGTATAAatttctgtgtttttttttctcctctccacattttgctattttgtacTGACATTACAAAgaatattattatttgaatGGATGTTTTGAAAACGGAGAATAATTGTTAATTTTGTCGTGGAAGTTGTGACTGCAAGCCATCCGTTTTGttacaacaataaatttgtggCTTTTTTCATAATTCAGTTTCAGATTTATAGAAAATGATACGACGCGGAAAGAGTTGCTCTTCAACAGCTTTATTTTATGGCAATAAAGGTACATATTTCTTCATTCgtatttcaaacatttaaatacaACGTAAGTCATCAACTGAAAcagaaatttcaaacaaacaaattcattaaaaacattAATTGACTTTCGACATTAATTTCCATGAAAAATAGCAACATAAAATGAGGTATGGATTGTTCCAGTGATTGAACTAGCAAAACATTCAGCTTTCTACTTTAATTTAGGCAGtttttttgaattcaaaaCCATCGAAAATACAGGATCCGCTccaattttttcgtttcaacatGTTGTTTTCGTTGACAAATTCTAGAAATAATTCCCGATCCGTCGGTGCTACTTCGATACAACTGACCAGGACAGTATGCAAACGTTTGAATTTCTCGATAATGTAGACCAAATCATCTGTGAActtatttttatataaagCAACTTGAAAGGCTTTCAGTTTCATCAAACTGTTAATCATATGAATAAAGTCATCGTCTTTTAGATCGACTGGATGGTGTCCTATCGATAAATATTCGATACGTTCAAAACGGACAACGAAATTAGCCAGTAGTTTCACGTCTTGAATGAACGAGTGGACAATTATTTCGAGATGATTTAGTTCATCAGCCGTAATATTCAATTGTGTCAACTGATTCGTGTTGGATGTTTCAATTACCAGCGTTTTCAATTCATTGAATGCTACTTGACATGTTGGTGTACGGAACAAAGACAGTTCTATTATGTTCAACTTAAGGTAGCATAATTGCATCAACGAATTAGTAATGAAAAGCAATAAATCGAAAtctatttgaatcaaaaaGTGATAAGGCTTCCTGTCCTgttcaaaaattgtattctCTTTGTCATGACAAAGAGACAGGCGCTTCAAGTTCGGCACCAAAGCCAgtatttgtttcaaatttaaattacctATTGTATAGTGAAGAACATTGTCAGCTAAAACGTTAGGGTTCATGCGACAGCATTCACACAAACACTTGTTTTTCAACGAAAGCTCTATCAAATTCGGATTTTCTTGTCGGATGAATCTAACATCGGACAACTGAGTTTCATTCAGCgataaacatttcaaattagGAAACCATTTGGAAAGTTCAATGAACGTTGGACCCAGCCAACCGttatcaaatttcaatttcgtcaCATTCTGAAAGGGTTCACTAATGTTCTCGAAAGCACTAATATCCGCATTGATCAATCCAATTTCAGATAACGCCGATCCATATTCCATGACGACTTGCTCAATATTAGCGTTGCAGCGTTGGTAATTGATATCGTAATACAGCCGTACCTTCGATATTAGTGTACcaaaataatggaaaacgatcttttcgaacaaaatgcAATCCGGATTGTTCGTAACGTTATTATTGGAGTAGTTAAGTTGCAGGAAACGATCTCGTATACATGCTTCATATGGATGCGTTGTGACCTTAGTTTCAGCTGTGAATGCCCGGTCTAGATTCTTGTGATTAGTGAGATTGGCCATCGACAAAAGGATTAAGTCACTGATGTTTAAGTACTGAAACAACTCGTTTAAgcaatttacatttaaattgcTCAGCCTCAGCGGGATCGAAAGTTTCTTATTTTGGCATTGAATCCTGTGCTTATTGTCATCCATCTTGATCTAGAaatgttttggatttttgtcaAACATTTAGTAAAATTTGGGTACAGCAAATAAGTTTACATTTTTACGTATCAAACGTTGCGCGAACAACACTTAATCCACTTGGAAATTGaactaattttccatttattttcaacGCATTGAAATATTTGCAGAAATATTTCGTCCAATGCAATGGTATCAGAATGA
This genomic window contains:
- the LOC119082969 gene encoding uncharacterized protein LOC119082969 encodes the protein MDDNKHRIQCQNKKLSIPLRLSNLNVNCLNELFQYLNISDLILLSMANLTNHKNLDRAFTAETKVTTHPYEACIRDRFLQLNYSNNNVTNNPDCILFEKIVFHYFGTLISKVRLYYDINYQRCNANIEQVVMEYGSALSEIGLINADISAFENISEPFQNVTKLKFDNGWLGPTFIELSKWFPNLKCLSLNETQLSDVRFIRQENPNLIELSLKNKCLCECCRMNPNVLADNVLHYTIGNLNLKQILALVPNLKRLSLCHDKENTIFEQDRKPYHFLIQIDFDLLLFITNSLMQLCYLKLNIIELSLFRTPTCQVAFNELKTLVIETSNTNQLTQLNITADELNHLEIIVHSFIQDVKLLANFVVRFERIEYLSIGHHPVDLKDDDFIHMINSLMKLKAFQVALYKNKFTDDLVYIIEKFKRLHTVLVSCIEVAPTDRELFLEFVNENNMLKRKNWSGSCIFDGFEFKKTA